The following DNA comes from Capsicum annuum cultivar UCD-10X-F1 chromosome 7, UCD10Xv1.1, whole genome shotgun sequence.
GGGTTAAAgatatcggaaacagcctctctacttcttcggaggtagcggtatggtctgcgtacatcttaccctccccagaccccactttgtgggaatacattgggtttgttgttgttgttggaagaAAGGGGTTAAAGATTGTAGCTTTATGAGGTAAGTTTTATGTTTTTCGTATTGAAGGGGGAAAAGGGGTTAAAGATTGTAGCTTTGTTCATCTATATTTGGTGCTGGATTTGAGTTAAATAGTTGTGGAGAAAGTTGAAAGATTGTAGCTTTATTCACTTCTCAGAGGTGCTGGATAGTTAACACTCTATGGGTTCTGTTAATTTCTAGGATCAGAGTTGTGTGATTTGTTACTTTAAGCTGGGAAAGTGAAAGATTTAAGTGATtctttttggtgtgttttggggtTCTCCCCCTCCTTTTTAGCTATTCCCAGTTTAGCCGGAGTAAGGCTGAATTTCCCTTTAAAATTGGGAGAATTCCTTGAGTTAACTAGTTGATTAAATTCTGGATTTGTTCATGTTGATGAGCTTATGCTATCCAAGGGTGGCCTTGGAGCAACGGTAAAGTTGTCTCCGTGTGACCTATAGGTCATGTGTTCGAGCCGTGGAATCAACCACTACTACTGATGCTTGTGTCAGGGTAGCCTGCCGACATCACACCTGTTAGGATGCTTTGTGCACTAGTTGACTAGATTCTGAATTTGTGCTTGTTGATGAGCTTATGCTCTTCTGAATTTGTGCTTGTTGATGAGCTTGTGCTCTTGAAGGGTAACTTGGAGCGATGATGAAGTTGTCTCCGTGTGACTGATAGGTTGTGTGTTCGAGCCGTGGAATAAGCCACGGATGCTTGTGTCATGGTAGATTGCCTATGTCATACTCCTTAGGGTTTAGTCCTTCCATGGACTTTGGGTAAACACAAGATGCTTTATGCACCGttctgtttttactttttttttttaagaaagaatcTTGTGagcttatgttttttttttttatggtagTTAGCATGATTGTGTTGATTCCTTAGCATATTTTGGTATGTTTCCTAACTTTGACTGTTACTGCTCCTTTTCTGCTATACTAAACGCAGGATGCTTTGCACACCAGGTTGCCTATTTAGTATGATTATGCTGATTCTTTAGCATAATTTTGGTGTATATCCTAATTTTGACTGTTTCTGCTCATTCTGCTGTACTGAATGCGAGATACTTCGTGCACCAGGTTGGCATTTAGTATGATTGTGTTGATTCTTTAGCATAATTTTGGTatatttcctaattttgactGGTTCTGCTATGCTTTGTGCACGTGCACCAGGTTTCCTATTTAGTATGATTGTGTTGATTCGTTAGCATTATTTCCTATATTTCCTAATTTAGACTATTTTTGCGCATTCTCTGCTATACTGTCCACCTTAAATTAACACGGAATTCCATCTCAACATTGATCTTTTAGAGGACAAAGATTGCAATTTTGTTTGCATTTACTTCTTTCTCTGATATGAATTGTACCTGCGTGAAATTCTTCTTCTTAACATGATCTGGTTGTCATCTTTGATACTCTTATTTGCTATGCTGTCAGTTATGATCTTTAAACTCTTGTCACTTGGTTTGATATGTTTCTGCATTTGGTTATTTAGATTATAATGCAGTTGCTAGTTCTTGTTTGCTGGTGACATCCAATAATGAACTTATCCTTCGATTTTCGTAGGTTCTATTTGTGATCAGTTTCATGGATTCTCCACAGTCTGTTGTGTCACCATTTAAGGGTTCCTCCGTTTTCGTCGACTCTGAGAAGCAGGGCAATGAATTTTTCAGCAAGAACCCTTCTGGCCTATCCCATGGAATTACTGCTCATAGAGAGGAGGCCAACATGGAGGACTTCATTGGTGTTCTTGACGTGTACGTACATCAGGCTAGAGATATCCACAACATCTGCATTTACCATAAACAAGATGTTTATGCAAAACTTTGCCTTACGAGTGATCCTGAAAGTGCAGTCTCCACTCAGACCATTAATGGCGGTGGGAAAAGTCCAGTCTTCAATGAAAATGTAAGGCTCAGTGTTCGTACGATAAAATGTTCTGTTAAATGTGAGATATGGATGATGAGCAGGGTGAAGAATTATTTGGAAGATCAGTTACTGGGCTTTGCACTAGTCCCCCTATCTGAAATCCTTGCGACAAATGGAAAGCTAGAAAAAGAGTTCTCTCTATCGTCGACTGATCTCTTTCACTCCCCAGCAGGATTTGTGCAGTTGTCCCTTTCTTACAATGGAACTTCACCTGAAGTGATTGAAATTCCTGCATTTCCTATTTCTGCAGAAACTGATGCATCTCGGCCAGACATCGAAGCACATAAGTCCCTTCCAAACGAGTTTGACAAAATTGAGTTCCCAGATCCTAAGATTGTTAATGAAAACAATCTTATGGTCTCCGAGTACTTCAGTATACCAGGCACTAATCTAGACTGTCAAAGCTCGGATAGCTTGGTCTCTTCTGATACAGAAAACCAGCTCAGCCCAGAAGTCGATGTCCATATGGAAAATGTTCCAAGTGAAGTTGCTAATTTCCGCCAATATCCAAAGCGTGATTCGCCTCCCAGCAGCATATCAACCATCGATTCTCCATCAGCTTTGCATCCCGCAAGCTCTCAGTCCTCCGAGACCCAAGGAGCTTCCAAGTCTCCAGGGGAAGAATATGCATCAGCTTCTAAAGAATGTCCCACaggtaaaaataattttggaaattcCGAAAGCAACATATCAGAAAGCAAGACTGGCAATGCATTTCCAAAACCATTAGTCATTGAGCCCGAGCAAAAGGTTGTGCAACAGGATATTGTGGATATGTACATGAAAAGTATGCAGCAATTTACCGAGTCTCTGGCAAAGATGAAGCTTCCACTCGACATTGAAAAAGGGACAACCAGTTCTGGTAACTCAAGTTCAGATCAGACATCGCAAACACCCAAGAGCACTGGCTCGCGGGTGTTCTATGGCAGCAGAGCTTTTTTCTGAGCGTTTGTGAATGGTTCTCGGGTGACCTATAGCGCGATTAGGATTTAGTCTTGTGAATGCTTACAATGCTCTGAACTAATCAACTTTTGTCTGTTGGAGACTTGTTTTACTTCAGTACCTTGTAGTTAATAGAACTTTGTGCTGAATTTATGCTCAGCATTTCCTTTGGAATAATTCGAATTTGTGCTGTGCAATCTCATCCTCAGCCTCAGCGTACTAAGCTTGCGTTTGCACATGTGATATAGTCGTGATTCAAATCATGTTATCAAATCAGCGTTCGGACATGCGATCTCAAATTCTCCGGAAAGCATGATTTGGCCTTCCAAATCatgatttcaattttattttttaaatgtaagaTTTATTAGTTCATATTTTGCAATGAAAAGGCTCATCattttaaattttgcaaaaagaaaaaaagactcaTGCTCGGCATGAAAAGATTGTTCGAACCATGTAAAAgaattatattaaagaataacTAGTTACTGCTGGCCTTGTCGTGCCTCCCTTGCATGCCTCCTAGCTTCACCGTTTAGCCACTCCTGTCAATAGTCTTTAGTATGCTACATGACTCCAGTCTAGAGACAACAAACAGTCCCCCTCCCAGCCTAGTCGTGCCTGCCTTGGATGCCATTGTCCGATACTAGCTTCACCCTTGAGCCACACCGGCAATACAATATTCAGTATGCTACATGAATCCAATTTAGAGACAATTTAACAGTCCCCCTCCCGGCCTTGTCGTACCTGCCTTGGATGCCATTGtctgatattattttttgtaacaAGTAATGAGCTCGAGTTCGCTAAAGAAAAATGTTGTTGTAAGCTGATTGTCAACATTTATGTACTTCTAAGCATAATGAGAGCATTGAAGATGATGTCTTAATAAGAACACTACTTTTCAAAAGATGAATACTTGTGAAACTTACATGAATAGCTCACAAACTAAAAGGCACCAACCATTTATGCAAATAATGATCACATGCATAAAGAAGAAAGCTCTCAAAACTAAAAGGCATACACATGCTTCATTGAACCAGGGGTTGATTCAAAAGAAGTAACAGAAGAAGGAGAAATGTCTTCTTGATCATTGACAACTTCTTCGATGATCTCCAGAACCTCTCCCATAGTAGGCCGCTCCTCTGGCAAACGATCAACACACTTGAGTGCTACATTTAGTAGAGGGAAAGCATACATTTCATAGTTGGAAACTTCACTATCAAACACCTCTCCAGTCCATTCTTCCCTCACTATTGATTTCACCCACTTGACGAGGTCTAATCCTGTCTTCTCCACAACTTTACCGGTCAGCATTTCCAACAGAATCACCCCGAAACTATAAACATCAGCTTGTTCTGTCAACGTCTTCTCAGGGGCTGTATAACCATTGTCTTTATAAAGGCAACTTTTGTTGGGGTCTATGAATTTGCTATATCCATATTCACTTATTAAGGGCTCCTCGTTTTCGTTTAATAGTATATTTGATGGCTTAATGTTGCCATGAGGAATGACATTGCCTTTCTTAGAACTACTGTATATGTAAGCCAAACCCCTTGCCATGCCAACTGCAATTGACAGCCTTAGTTTCCATGGGAAAGTCCATTTCCCTTCTACATAATCTGCAACAATAAAGAACAATAGtatgatacaacaacaacatacgtaGTGAAATCCTAGAAGTGAGGTccagggagggtagagtgtacgcaaaccttaccactacctcgtggGAGGTAGAGAGGTCGTTTCcaaaagaccctcggctcaagtgtaGAAAGAACAATAAtatgatacaacaacaacataggtagtgaaatcccacaagtgaggtctagggagggtagagtgtacgcagaccttaccactacctcatttgaggtagagaggctgtttccaaaagACACTCGGCTCAAGTGTAGAAAGAACAGTAACATGATAAAATTCTTAATTATAATTAGCTTACTTTCAAAAAGAGTTAGTAGACTTCCACTGTTCTGATATTTGTAGATGAGCATCTTTTCTTCATTGCTAGAGTAATAAGCAACAAGTGGAAGTACATTTTGATGCTTCAAGTTCCCTATATTTCTCATCGTTCGCGAAAATTCCTTGAACCCCACTTGTAGTTTCTTGAGTCTCTTGACAGCAAAGACACCACAGCTATTAATATGTACCTTGTAGAGGCTACTACATATGCCTTGTTTTCTCAAGTTAGCTGTTGCTTCAAGAAGATCGTCCAACGTAAACTTTTCAACATCTTCCGTGAAAAAGAAAAGTTCTGATCTCTCTTCAGTGTTACATACTCCATCAACAACCTCAGCTGAGGGAGTTTTTCGTGGAGACGGGTAATTAACTACTTCTTCCTTATCCTTAGCTGTTCTAACACATCTCATGTACAAGAATACTAAAACTACAAACACAAGTACAATTCCAAGACATGGAAGGACCCAAACCATCAGACTCATACGatgattctttgtct
Coding sequences within:
- the LOC107878780 gene encoding uncharacterized protein LOC107878780, which gives rise to MDSPQSVVSPFKGSSVFVDSEKQGNEFFSKNPSGLSHGITAHREEANMEDFIGVLDVYVHQARDIHNICIYHKQDVYAKLCLTSDPESAVSTQTINGGGKSPVFNENVRLSVRTIKCSVKCEIWMMSRVKNYLEDQLLGFALVPLSEILATNGKLEKEFSLSSTDLFHSPAGFVQLSLSYNGTSPEVIEIPAFPISAETDASRPDIEAHKSLPNEFDKIEFPDPKIVNENNLMVSEYFSIPGTNLDCQSSDSLVSSDTENQLSPEVDVHMENVPSEVANFRQYPKRDSPPSSISTIDSPSALHPASSQSSETQGASKSPGEEYASASKECPTGKNNFGNSESNISESKTGNAFPKPLVIEPEQKVVQQDIVDMYMKSMQQFTESLAKMKLPLDIEKGTTSSGNSSSDQTSQTPKSTGSRVFYGSRAFF
- the LOC107877420 gene encoding probable inactive receptor kinase At4g23740; the encoded protein is MDNLLKFIVSVLVSVLFIRFCNAGELTESKSFLNFILAIDPNKVLNIDQNALVSYPCYYKLRGVKCSLRSSEVVEIRLENMDLGGVIDAESLCKLSKLRVLSLARNKIHGTVPESISTCKSLTVLDLSSNFLSGDLLVLLQSLTMLKNLKQLNISNNNFTFSQHTVSLQALRGVTVKESTAESNNTKTKNHRMSLMVWVLPCLGIVLVFVVLVFLYMRCVRTAKDKEEVVNYPSPRKTPSAEVVDGVCNTEERSELFFFTEDVEKFTLDDLLEATANLRKQGICSSLYKVHINSCGVFAVKRLKKLQVGFKEFSRTMRNIGNLKHQNVLPLVAYYSSNEEKMLIYKYQNSGSLLTLFENYVEGKWTFPWKLRLSIAVGMARGLAYIYSSSKKGNVIPHGNIKPSNILLNENEEPLISEYGYSKFIDPNKSCLYKDNGYTAPEKTLTEQADVYSFGVILLEMLTGKVVEKTGLDLVKWVKSIVREEWTGEVFDSEVSNYEMYAFPLLNVALKCVDRLPEERPTMGEVLEIIEEVVNDQEDISPSSVTSFESTPGSMKHVYAF